From the genome of Streptomyces sp. NBC_01260, one region includes:
- a CDS encoding aspartate aminotransferase family protein, which translates to MSSGPVGNESGARLAERARQVVPGGVNSGQRSVPGLTDLVVTGTDGARFRTADGREYTDFHSAFGPPLLGHNDPDVARATAEAGATLGHMGVGVTEGEVLLAEQLTELIPSIEKVLLTSTGSEATFHALRVSRAATGRRLVVKFQGCYHGWHDSVSLNVISAPEKVGGHDPISTGILPEVLEATLVLPFNDSEAVRRTFAEHGSDIAAVIVEPVPHNVGALLPYQEFLTTLREETTKAGSVLIFDEVITGFRHGLGGWQQISGVTPDLTTLGKAIANGAPVGAIGGRADLMDLFSTRPGAPAFFAGTYNGHPSVVAAALATLRKLREEPVHDHVFRLGGRVRSELTGLYERLGVPAVVTGYGSVFVSYFMPGEAPRTYADLLNNDASLFVGYRRKLLEHGLFELPLNLKRSHISYAHTDADVDRLIEGTEAAVKAVLADGGARDLENTSTMGGATR; encoded by the coding sequence ATGAGTTCAGGCCCGGTAGGCAACGAATCCGGAGCCCGACTCGCCGAACGCGCCCGCCAGGTCGTACCCGGCGGCGTGAACAGCGGTCAGCGCAGTGTTCCCGGACTGACCGACCTGGTCGTCACCGGGACCGACGGCGCACGGTTCCGTACCGCCGACGGACGCGAGTACACCGACTTCCACTCGGCGTTCGGCCCGCCGCTGCTCGGCCACAACGACCCCGACGTGGCCCGCGCCACCGCGGAGGCCGGCGCCACCCTCGGTCACATGGGTGTCGGCGTCACCGAGGGCGAGGTCCTCCTCGCCGAACAGCTCACCGAGCTGATCCCCTCGATCGAGAAGGTGCTGCTCACCAGCACCGGCAGCGAGGCGACGTTCCACGCGCTGCGGGTCTCCCGCGCCGCCACCGGCCGCCGCCTCGTCGTCAAGTTCCAGGGCTGTTACCACGGCTGGCACGACTCGGTCAGCCTCAACGTCATCTCCGCGCCCGAGAAGGTCGGCGGCCACGACCCGATCTCGACCGGCATCCTGCCCGAGGTCCTCGAAGCCACCCTCGTCCTGCCGTTCAACGACAGCGAGGCCGTCCGGCGCACCTTCGCCGAGCACGGCTCCGACATCGCCGCCGTCATCGTCGAACCCGTCCCGCACAACGTCGGCGCGCTCCTGCCGTACCAGGAGTTCCTCACCACGCTGCGCGAGGAGACCACGAAGGCCGGCAGTGTCCTGATCTTCGACGAGGTCATCACCGGCTTCCGCCACGGCCTCGGCGGCTGGCAGCAGATCTCCGGCGTCACCCCCGACCTCACCACCCTCGGCAAGGCCATCGCCAACGGCGCCCCCGTCGGCGCGATCGGCGGCCGCGCCGACCTGATGGACCTCTTCTCCACCCGTCCCGGCGCCCCGGCCTTCTTCGCCGGCACGTACAACGGCCACCCCTCCGTCGTCGCCGCCGCCCTCGCCACCCTGCGCAAGCTCCGTGAGGAGCCGGTCCACGACCACGTCTTCCGGCTCGGCGGCCGGGTCCGCAGCGAACTGACCGGACTGTACGAGCGCCTCGGCGTCCCCGCCGTCGTCACCGGCTACGGCTCCGTCTTCGTCAGCTACTTCATGCCGGGCGAGGCCCCCCGCACCTACGCGGACCTGCTGAACAACGACGCCTCGCTGTTCGTCGGCTACCGCCGCAAGCTCCTGGAGCACGGCCTGTTCGAGCTGCCGCTCAACCTCAAGCGCAGCCACATCAGCTACGCGCACACCGACGCCGACGTGGACCGCCTCATCGAGGGCACCGAGGCCGCGGTCAAGGCCGTCCTCGCCGACGGCGGCGCCCGCGACCTGGAGAACACCTCCACCATGGGTGGAGCGACCCGCTGA
- a CDS encoding mandelate racemase/muconate lactonizing enzyme family protein encodes MLTVNRTRPPGPAGRITRVETLMLGTSWRDFGYVRVHTDEGLSGIGEITHPYRVGEVCALTEAIARRHLIGADPFDVEELWLRVYQGDFLRGGDMGGVALSGLDQAMYDLMGKALGVPAYRLTGGACRDDVRVYANGWYTGEREPETFAAKAKETVAKGFTALKFDPFGPGLHELERAELRRSIDLVAAVREAIGPDIDLFIEGHARFAMPTAARLVRELEPFDIGWFEEPMPWTHIERYAELRQRAAFPISGGEHFHNRYEYKQLFATNAVDIIQPDLSMAGGFTEVRKLAAIADTHGMLVAPHNSNSPLCTTVSVHAALGIPNFKILETFDGLLEPFVFDALKGTLPMEGGRIGLPTAPGLGVELVDEVFEEHPPSHRFWNMFADGWEKRNRT; translated from the coding sequence ATGCTGACCGTCAACCGCACCCGCCCGCCCGGCCCCGCCGGCCGGATCACCCGCGTCGAGACCCTGATGCTCGGCACCTCATGGCGCGACTTCGGCTACGTCCGGGTCCACACCGACGAGGGCCTGTCCGGCATCGGCGAGATCACCCACCCCTACCGGGTGGGCGAGGTCTGCGCGCTCACCGAGGCCATCGCCCGGCGGCACCTGATCGGTGCCGACCCCTTCGACGTCGAGGAACTCTGGCTCCGCGTCTACCAGGGCGACTTCCTGCGCGGCGGCGACATGGGCGGCGTCGCCCTGTCCGGCCTCGACCAGGCGATGTACGACCTGATGGGCAAGGCGCTCGGCGTCCCCGCCTACCGGCTGACCGGCGGCGCCTGCCGGGACGACGTCCGGGTCTACGCCAACGGCTGGTACACCGGGGAGCGCGAGCCCGAGACCTTCGCCGCCAAGGCGAAGGAGACGGTCGCGAAGGGCTTCACCGCCCTCAAGTTCGACCCGTTCGGCCCCGGCCTGCACGAGCTGGAGCGCGCCGAACTGCGCCGCTCCATCGACCTCGTGGCCGCCGTCCGGGAGGCCATCGGACCCGACATCGACCTCTTCATCGAGGGACACGCCCGGTTCGCCATGCCGACCGCCGCCCGGCTGGTGCGGGAGCTCGAGCCCTTCGACATCGGCTGGTTCGAGGAGCCGATGCCCTGGACCCACATCGAGCGGTACGCCGAACTCCGCCAGCGCGCGGCGTTCCCCATCTCCGGCGGCGAGCACTTCCACAACCGCTACGAGTACAAGCAGCTCTTCGCCACGAACGCCGTCGACATCATCCAGCCCGACCTCTCCATGGCCGGCGGCTTCACCGAGGTGCGGAAACTCGCCGCGATCGCCGATACCCACGGCATGCTCGTGGCCCCGCACAACTCCAACTCCCCGCTCTGCACCACTGTCTCGGTGCACGCGGCGCTCGGAATCCCCAACTTCAAGATCCTCGAAACCTTCGACGGGCTGCTGGAGCCGTTCGTCTTCGACGCACTGAAGGGCACCCTTCCGATGGAAGGCGGCCGCATCGGCCTGCCGACCGCACCGGGGCTCGGCGTCGAACTCGTCGACGAGGTCTTCGAGGAACACCCGCCCAGCCACCGCTTCTGGAACATGTTCGCGGACGGCTGGGAGAAGCGGAACCGCACATGA
- a CDS encoding amidohydrolase family protein — MIVDVHSHLFRHSHDFTDPFSSDSARAHAGEVDLTVKWEEYAATAPESTRTIVVGGKARRSGLWVDDAAVSAYVGEHPDRLIGYLALDPTQPGWQDELRYGHQELGLRGIKLMPMYAGFDPAAEEYDELYTYAERHGLPLLVHTGTTFVSSAPLEWAMPRHLDAVAIRHPELRMVLAHLGHPFEGECIAVIRKHPHVYADLSALHYRPFQLWHSLRLVQDYGVFHKVLFGSDYPFTTVDDSVKGLREIARIPGIPGLPPLDADAIEEIIHRPSLDLLGLNG; from the coding sequence ATGATCGTCGACGTCCACTCCCATCTCTTCCGGCACAGCCACGACTTCACCGACCCGTTCAGCTCCGACTCCGCCCGCGCCCACGCGGGCGAGGTCGACCTGACGGTGAAGTGGGAGGAGTACGCCGCCACCGCACCCGAGTCCACCCGCACGATCGTCGTCGGCGGCAAGGCGCGGCGCAGCGGGCTGTGGGTCGACGACGCCGCCGTGTCCGCCTACGTCGGAGAACACCCCGACCGGCTCATCGGCTACCTGGCCCTCGACCCCACCCAGCCCGGCTGGCAGGACGAACTCCGCTACGGCCACCAGGAGCTGGGACTGCGCGGCATCAAGCTGATGCCGATGTACGCGGGCTTCGACCCGGCCGCCGAGGAGTACGACGAGCTGTACACGTACGCCGAACGGCACGGGCTGCCGCTCCTGGTGCACACCGGCACGACCTTCGTGTCCAGCGCACCGCTGGAGTGGGCGATGCCCCGCCACCTGGACGCGGTCGCCATCCGCCATCCCGAGCTGCGGATGGTCCTGGCCCACCTCGGCCACCCCTTCGAGGGCGAGTGCATCGCGGTCATCCGCAAGCATCCGCATGTGTACGCCGACCTCAGCGCCCTGCACTACCGGCCCTTCCAGCTCTGGCACAGCCTCCGGCTGGTCCAGGACTACGGGGTCTTCCACAAGGTGCTGTTCGGCAGCGACTACCCGTTCACCACGGTCGACGACTCGGTGAAGGGGCTGCGGGAGATCGCCCGCATCCCTGGCATTCCGGGGCTGCCGCCGCTGGACGCGGACGCGATCGAGGAGATCATCCACCGGCCCTCGCTCGATCTGCTGGGCCTGAACGGCTGA
- a CDS encoding SDR family NAD(P)-dependent oxidoreductase — MTAAVPPRGTDRFDLTGRTAVVTGAARGLGRSFAVGLAEAGADLVLVDLPGAEGVAETAAAVEALGRRCRTYGQDLADIEALPGFVDAVRAETGPLHILVNNAGTAALERFNEITPASWSHIMRVNVDAVFFLSQRVAEHMTADSVAGRIITITSKNALVAEAGLAHYNASKAAAQLLTETLAVELAPHGITANTLAPGMVETPIDGEFPFDREAFESAYRERIPLGRYAEPDECVGALLLLASDAGAYLTGARIVVDGGVLADQMPRMRFMPPYRNTI, encoded by the coding sequence ATGACCGCAGCCGTCCCGCCCCGCGGAACCGACCGCTTCGACCTGACCGGCCGCACCGCGGTCGTGACCGGGGCCGCCCGGGGCCTGGGCCGGTCCTTCGCCGTCGGGCTCGCCGAGGCGGGTGCCGACCTGGTGCTCGTCGACCTGCCCGGTGCCGAGGGCGTGGCCGAGACCGCTGCGGCGGTCGAGGCGCTCGGGCGGCGCTGCCGCACCTATGGCCAGGACCTCGCGGACATCGAGGCGCTGCCCGGCTTCGTGGACGCCGTACGCGCCGAGACCGGGCCGCTGCACATCCTGGTCAACAACGCGGGCACGGCGGCGCTGGAGCGCTTCAACGAGATCACCCCGGCCAGCTGGTCGCACATCATGCGGGTCAACGTGGACGCGGTGTTCTTCCTCAGCCAGCGCGTCGCCGAACACATGACGGCGGATTCCGTCGCCGGCCGCATCATCACCATCACCTCGAAGAACGCCCTGGTGGCGGAGGCCGGACTGGCCCACTACAACGCCTCCAAGGCCGCCGCCCAACTGCTCACCGAGACCCTGGCGGTCGAACTCGCCCCGCACGGCATCACCGCCAACACCCTCGCCCCCGGCATGGTCGAGACCCCCATCGACGGCGAATTCCCCTTCGACCGGGAGGCCTTCGAGTCCGCGTACCGCGAGCGCATCCCGCTCGGACGGTATGCCGAGCCCGACGAGTGCGTGGGCGCCCTGCTGCTGCTCGCCTCGGACGCCGGGGCGTACCTCACCGGGGCGCGGATCGTCGTGGACGGCGGGGTGCTGGCC